The genomic segment ACTTCTTCGTCAGCTGTGCTGATTACGTGGCGGCAAACGGCATGCGTATACTTGCGTCACCGACTGGAGATGACCCTTCCATTGTGAGCGGGGAAAGTGGAGCAGTCGGGGCAGGGCTTCTCGCTGCCTTGATGAGCAAGCCAATGTATCGTCAACAGCGTGAACAGCTCGGCCTGAATGAAAATTCGGTTGTTCTGTGCTTTAGTACGGAAGGTGACACGGATCGGAATATCTACAGACGCATCATCTGGGAAGGCGCATGCCGAGAAGAGGGGGATATGACAAAATGAACGTGACGATCAATCGAGACGAACTGATTTCATTGGTGCAGAACTTAATCCGTATCGACTCCGTAAATCCATACCTCGATGACGATGGGCCAGGTGAAAAAGAGATTGCTGCTTTTATTCGAGATCGTTTACAGGCGGCAGGACTGGAGGTTCATGTTACGCCTATTAACGACACAGCGGTCAATGTCGTCGGGATTCTACGGGGAACAGGCGGCGGCAAATCCTTGATGCTCAATGGACATATGGATACGGTAAGCGCCAAGCGCATGGAGATTCCGCCGTTTGAGCCAACCCTTGCGGACAACAAAATTTACGGCAGAGGCAGTCAGGACATGAAGGGCAGTCTGGGGGCCATGATCGCCGCAGTAGAGGCGATCGCACAAGCAAAGGTTCCGTTGGCAGGAGATGTCATTTTGACTTTTGTCGCTGACGAGGAATATAAAAGCATCGGCACGGAGGAGTTGGTAAAGGCTTACAAAGCAGATGCGGCGATATGCTGTGAGCCTTCCGATCTGGCGATTGGCGTCGTTCACAGAGGATTTGCCTGGGTCAAATGTGAGGTGCTGGGCAAGGCAGCCCACGGAAGTCGTCCAGCAGAAGGGATTGATGCAATCGTTCGGGCGGGCAGGGTCCTGCAAGAGCTGGAGCGTCTCTCAGACAGATTGGCTCAAGGTGCGGCTCATCCGATACTCGGTGCGGCATCTGTCCATGCTTCACTCATTCAGGGCGGGACGGAGCTGTCCACCTACCCAGACTATTGCCGCATCGACTGGGAGAGAAGGACGTTGCCGGGCGAGACAGAGGCAGACGTGGCAAATGAAATAGAAGCATTACTACAGAAGCTGCGCGCTGAAGATGAGACGTTCCAAGCAAGTGCCGAGCTGTCATTTTTGCGGGAGCCGTTTGAAGTTGCGCTGGATGAACCTGTTTATATAGCTCTTCAGGCCGCGTGTAAGAGTGTGATGGGAAAAACACCCGAAGTATGCGGATTCTCGGGGTGGACGGATGCGGCATTATTGCAGGAGGCAGGAATTCCTACTGTCTTGTTTGGACCAGTGGGAGCCGGTCTGCATTCGGCAGTCGAATATGTAGAGGTAGATAGCTTGGTAGACATGAGTGCCATCTTGGTGGAGACGATTTGCGATTTTTGCCGGTAAAAAATGCATAAGGGCAGGCTTCTCCTTGTGATGCGCTATAATGAAGGCAAGAGATTGACGGGAGGGGGAGCCAAATGCCCTTGCGAGAAATTCAAGAAAGTGTACAACAGATTGCTTCAGCAGTTGCATCCGTTCTGCGCGTAGAGGTAGAGATTGCGGACAGTCAGTTTTTGCGGATCGCAGGAACGGGAAAGACTGAGGCTGGCGTTTTGCGGACGATGGCAGGAGAGGATCATATATACCGGGAGTCATTGCTCGCTGGGCATCCTGTTGTGATCATGCATCCGGGGCAGGATGAGCGGTGCCGTCCTTGTATGCATTATGGAAATTGCACGGAGACGGGAGAGATTTGTTGCCCGATTCAATTAGACAATGAAAATATAGGTGTGATCGGCCTGCTCGCTTTCGATGAGGAGCAGCGCGAGCGGTTGTTTGCGGATGTAGATGCGATATTGACCTATCTGCAAAAAATGGCCGAGCTGATCGCCATTAAGCTAAAAGAGCACTACTTGTACGTCGAACAGTTGCATACGGTAGAAAAGCTACGTGTCGTCATGGATGAAATGGACAAAGCCATGTTTCTCGTCGATCAAGACAATCGGATCATTCAGGCGAACCAGCGTGCCCGTCAGTATTTGCAGCTCGATCACGACGACAGTCAAACGGCAGAATGGATAGATGCTATTCGCTGTGCAGATACCGCGCAGTCTGCGCCAAAGCAGATCGTTTTGTCCATCGGGCAGGAAGACAAGACATTTTTGTTTGCCATTAAGCCCATTCTACAGGCAGGAACGGTCAAAGAATGGGTGATTACGCTTGATGATGTACAGGAAGTCGTGCAAATCGCAAGGCAAGTGAGTGGGTACTCGGAGCCCGATCCTTTTCGGGTGATTGGTGGAAACAGTCCTGCGATTGTACAGGCGAAGGAAGTAGCAAGACGTGTGGCAGCCAGTGATTCGACTGTCCTGCTCCAAGGGGAAAGTGGAACCGGAAAGGAGCTTTTTGCCAGAGCCATTCATCAGTCAAGCCCGCGCCGTGACGAGCCGTTCCTTTCGATTAATTGCGCCGCAATTCCTGAGCATTTGATGGAAAGCGAGTTGTTCGGTTACGAGGAAGGCTCATTCACAGGAGCGCGAAAAGGTGGAAAACCGGGGTTGTTTGAGGTCGCAGGAAAAGGCACACTGTTCCTCGATGAAATCGGGGATATGCCTATGCATTTACAGAGCAAGCTGCTGCGCGTGTTGCAAGAAAAGGAACTGTACCGAATTGGAGGTAACGGCAAGGCCATACCTTTAGCAGCAAGGATCGTTGCAGCGACCCATCTGGATTTGCAGGAGCGGGTAGACGCGGGGGTGTTTCGGTTGGACCTGTACTATCGATTGCATGTGATTCCCATCCACTTGCCCTCGCTACGAGAACGTAGAGAGGATATACTGCCTTTGGCGAACGATATCCTTTTGGCGCATGCGAATCGGGTGGGGAAGAAGTTGCACGGCTTTTCCCAAGAGACGCAAAACGTCCTGTTTCATCACGACTGGAGAGGAAATGTCCGAGAGCTGGAAAATGTAATCGAGTACGCGGTCAATATGGAAGCAACCTCTTGGGTTCAGCCTTCGAGCTTGCCCATTCGAACGGGATTGCTGCGTGATTCTCCCCCGCATTCCGTTAAAGAAAGTCAGGGGCCATTCGACTGGCAAAAGCAAGGACTTACGCTGAAAGAACTGGAACGAGCAGCAATCGATGCCGCGATGCAACAAATCCGGGATAGAAACGGACGAAAAGAAGAAGCAGCTGCGCTATTAGGCATAAGCCGGGCAACGCTGTTTCGGAAACTGCGCGAGTACGGCCTCACCTGATCCGTCTTCTGGCTGATTTTTTGGGATTGCGTGGATAATGTGGTATGATGGTTTGGATGCATGAATGAGAGAATGGTAAAAGGAAGGAGTGCCAAAAGAAAATGAGAGAAGTATTGGGATGGATTCGATCGATAACCTTTGCTGTCGTTTTCGCTCTTGTCCTCGGAATCTTTGTATTTCAGCCGTTCAAGGTTGATGGGCATTCCATGGACCCTACCTTACAAGACGAACAGCGCATATATGTGTCTAAACTATCACACACGTTTTCTTATTTGCCAGATTACGGCGAGATTGTCGTGATCGACAGTCGGGTAGAGCGAGACCGTACATTGATGGACGATATCATGGGGCATCCCTTGGTGTCGCTGGTCACAGGTCAAGGCGATGATCACACGATGTATGTCAAGCGGGTCATCGGAAGACCAGGCGACGTACTAGAGTTCAAAGACAACAAGGTGTATCGAAACGGTGAGGCATTGAACGAACCATACATCAAAGAAACGATGGAATATGTAGCGGACGGAAAGATCACGGTTCCAGCCGATCATGTTTATGTCATGGGAGATAACCGGAATCACAGCACAGATTCCCGCGATATTGGCTTTATTCCGCTGGATCATGTGATGGGAACCATGATCGAAAATCCTCTTAAGAAGTAAGAACGTGAAGGAGAAAAGGTTGTCCATTTATGGGCAACCTTTGTTTCATAGAGAAAGATGTCCCACTCTTCTGATAGCTTTAAAAAGGAGGCCAGCCTATGCCCAGCATTTTGATAGCGGATCGGGACCAGAACGAACGAATCGGGATCGGATGGCTCGTCAGCAGCTATGCCATTCCGTATGACAAGGTACATAGTGCCGGGACCATGGAAGACGTTTTCGAAATGATGGAAGCGCATACACCGGAAGTGCTCTGTATTGAACTGGACATGATCGGGCGCGGGCAGTGGGACCGGCTGAAGCTGCTGGTGGATCAATATCGTCCAACCGTTGTGGTGACCACATCAGAGGCGACGTTTGAGCGGGCGATGCAGGGGATTGGACTTTTTGCACGCGATCTATGGCTGAAGCCACAGACACCGGAATACATCAGGAGAATCCTGACGAGATGCTGCCAGGAGCGCTTGGATCGGAAGCGAATGAACGAAGAGAAGGGAAGGGGATCGGGATCGGGCGATAACAGGGATGTCTCGTATCTTGACCTGTTTTTTCCCGGGCATGCACAAGCCAAGTCCTATTCGCTCATGCTGGCTCAACTGGAAGATCCGAAGCGGCATCCGGAGCTGCTGCGCTTTTTTGAGGAATATCCGTTTCGCGACAAGCCCGATCTTTTGCCGCTAGGGGAGACGATTGTGGGGGTTTTTCCAGTGGATGCGGAGGTCTCGTCTTCTTGGCTCAACCAAATTGGCAAGCGTTTGCTGATGGACTGGGAAGCAAACAATGATGCGCCACTCTTTTTGGTCATGTATGACGCAAGGAGCCACGAACAGAGCTTGAACGAAACGTATGCGGAAGCGAGCCAAGCCCTGCAAGTCCGCTTTTTCAAAGGATATCGGCAAGTGACGGTCGTGGATAATCGCGTGAATTGGACCATGATTGACCCATTTTTGACACCTGCCGAACAGCGCACGTGGGTTGAAATGCTGGATGAAGGCAATCGGGAAGAGTTGAAGCAGTGGCTGTATACTCATTTCTTTTACAAGGAAGAGCCCTACCCGGAGCCGGGACTGTTGCGTATTCGGCTGACGAGTATTTTGGCCCAAGTCAGGCGCTACATGATATCACGAGGTCTTGATTCCGCCCCTTTGGAAGAGGAGTATCACCGGGTTTTCGAAACGATTCTGTACTCGCCGATCTTGTATCGGATCGTAGTGGAACTGCTGCTATTTATCAATCAACTGCTCGATGAGGCACATCATCCTATCGACGAGTCCCGTGTAGATGTCGTGGAACAGGCGATTCGCTATATAGAAGGGCGTTACACCGATCCTGCACTACGCCTGGAGGAGGTTGCACGGTATATCGACCGCAGTCCTTCCTATTTCAGTACGCTGCTCGCGCAAAAGCAAGGAAGCTCTTTTCGCCAAATACTCACATCGTTGCGGGTAAAAGAAGCACGCCGATTGCTTCTTGAGACATCCCTGTCTGTCCAAGAGGTGGCAGAGCGATGTGGATTCATTAACGCCAATTATTTCAGTAAAATTTTTAAGGAAAAGACAGGGACAACTCCACGTTTGTTACGAAATCAAAAGAAAAGATAGAAATCGAAAAAAAAGACAGATTTTTTCGTCAAACCATGAATGCGGTTGCAAGTGAATCGAAAGTAGAGGCACCAAATCGAAAGCGCGGTGCCTTTTTTGTTTTCCCTTGCTTTTTTACAATGGAGCTAAGAAGTACATCCTTTTAGAAAAGCAGGTGGAAATGATGACGACGACACAATCCGTTGAGCAATTGATCCAAGCCTTTTCAGGTACCCAATTACATACAAAGGGATGGGTACAGGAAGCTGCGCTGCGCATGCTTTTGAACAACCTCAATCCTGATGTAGCTGAGCGTACAGAGGATCTGGTCGTATACGGCGGAATTGGCAAGGCGGCACGGAACTGGGAATGCTTCGATGCAATTGTCAAAACATTGCAAACGTTAGAGAGCGATGAAACACTCCTCATCCAGTCTGGGAAGCCGGTTGCCGTATTCAAATCGCATACCGATGCGCCGCGTGTGCTGCTGGCAAACTCGAACCTGGTGCCTGCCTGGGCGAATTGGGAGCATTTCCACGAGCTGGACAAAAAGGGTTTGATGATGTACGGACAAATGACAGCGGGAAGCTGGATTTACATTGGCAGCCAGGGCATCGTGCAAGGGACGTACGAGACGTTTGCAGAACTGGCACGCCAGCATTTTGAAGGCACGTTGACCGGAACGATTACCGTGACAGCAGGCTTGGGCGGCATGGGTGGTGCGCAACCGCTGGCCGTATCGCTCAATGGCGGTGTGAGCATCAATATCGAGGTGGACCCGACCCGTATTCAACGCAGATTGGACACGAAATACCTGGATGTGATGACAGAGAGTCTGGACGAAGCGATCCGTTTGGCGGAAGAAGCGAAACGCGACAAAAAAGGCATTTCCATCGGTCTGTTGGGCAATGCACCCGAAGTGCT from the Brevibacillus brevis genome contains:
- the lepB gene encoding signal peptidase I, which produces MREVLGWIRSITFAVVFALVLGIFVFQPFKVDGHSMDPTLQDEQRIYVSKLSHTFSYLPDYGEIVVIDSRVERDRTLMDDIMGHPLVSLVTGQGDDHTMYVKRVIGRPGDVLEFKDNKVYRNGEALNEPYIKETMEYVADGKITVPADHVYVMGDNRNHSTDSRDIGFIPLDHVMGTMIENPLKK
- a CDS encoding helix-turn-helix domain-containing protein → MPSILIADRDQNERIGIGWLVSSYAIPYDKVHSAGTMEDVFEMMEAHTPEVLCIELDMIGRGQWDRLKLLVDQYRPTVVVTTSEATFERAMQGIGLFARDLWLKPQTPEYIRRILTRCCQERLDRKRMNEEKGRGSGSGDNRDVSYLDLFFPGHAQAKSYSLMLAQLEDPKRHPELLRFFEEYPFRDKPDLLPLGETIVGVFPVDAEVSSSWLNQIGKRLLMDWEANNDAPLFLVMYDARSHEQSLNETYAEASQALQVRFFKGYRQVTVVDNRVNWTMIDPFLTPAEQRTWVEMLDEGNREELKQWLYTHFFYKEEPYPEPGLLRIRLTSILAQVRRYMISRGLDSAPLEEEYHRVFETILYSPILYRIVVELLLFINQLLDEAHHPIDESRVDVVEQAIRYIEGRYTDPALRLEEVARYIDRSPSYFSTLLAQKQGSSFRQILTSLRVKEARRLLLETSLSVQEVAERCGFINANYFSKIFKEKTGTTPRLLRNQKKR
- a CDS encoding sigma-54-dependent Fis family transcriptional regulator, with product MPLREIQESVQQIASAVASVLRVEVEIADSQFLRIAGTGKTEAGVLRTMAGEDHIYRESLLAGHPVVIMHPGQDERCRPCMHYGNCTETGEICCPIQLDNENIGVIGLLAFDEEQRERLFADVDAILTYLQKMAELIAIKLKEHYLYVEQLHTVEKLRVVMDEMDKAMFLVDQDNRIIQANQRARQYLQLDHDDSQTAEWIDAIRCADTAQSAPKQIVLSIGQEDKTFLFAIKPILQAGTVKEWVITLDDVQEVVQIARQVSGYSEPDPFRVIGGNSPAIVQAKEVARRVAASDSTVLLQGESGTGKELFARAIHQSSPRRDEPFLSINCAAIPEHLMESELFGYEEGSFTGARKGGKPGLFEVAGKGTLFLDEIGDMPMHLQSKLLRVLQEKELYRIGGNGKAIPLAARIVAATHLDLQERVDAGVFRLDLYYRLHVIPIHLPSLRERREDILPLANDILLAHANRVGKKLHGFSQETQNVLFHHDWRGNVRELENVIEYAVNMEATSWVQPSSLPIRTGLLRDSPPHSVKESQGPFDWQKQGLTLKELERAAIDAAMQQIRDRNGRKEEAAALLGISRATLFRKLREYGLT
- a CDS encoding ArgE/DapE family deacylase → MNVTINRDELISLVQNLIRIDSVNPYLDDDGPGEKEIAAFIRDRLQAAGLEVHVTPINDTAVNVVGILRGTGGGKSLMLNGHMDTVSAKRMEIPPFEPTLADNKIYGRGSQDMKGSLGAMIAAVEAIAQAKVPLAGDVILTFVADEEYKSIGTEELVKAYKADAAICCEPSDLAIGVVHRGFAWVKCEVLGKAAHGSRPAEGIDAIVRAGRVLQELERLSDRLAQGAAHPILGAASVHASLIQGGTELSTYPDYCRIDWERRTLPGETEADVANEIEALLQKLRAEDETFQASAELSFLREPFEVALDEPVYIALQAACKSVMGKTPEVCGFSGWTDAALLQEAGIPTVLFGPVGAGLHSAVEYVEVDSLVDMSAILVETICDFCR